A window of Chlorobium phaeobacteroides DSM 266 genomic DNA:
GCCGAATCGGTCGGGAGCATCCGTTTCATGACGCTCAGGCTCGAACACGTCGATCAGGATTCGCTTCGCCAGGCGGTGCTTGCGCTTCGGGAAAAAGACCCGGCATCAACGGGATTGCTTTGTACGGAAGAGGATGGAAAAGTCTCCCTTACGGCTTTTGCCGGGGAGAGGGCTGTCGGGGAGTTCGGCCTCGATGCGGGAAAGCTTGTTCGGGAGGCAGCGGCGTTCGTCCGGGGTGGCGGCGGCGGCAAACCTGAGTTTGCTACCGCAGGAGGAAAAGATCCCGAAGGCATACAGAAGGCGTTTGATTCCTTTGCAGCGTCAGTCAGAGAAAAGGTCAGCGCCAAATAAATAATTTTAATACAGAACGCCTTATGAAGAAAAATGTGGATGTCCTTGTTATAGGTGGAAGCGCGGCCGGTATCGTTGCCGCTTCAACCGGAAAGGCGTTTTACCCGTTGAAAAATTTTCTTATTGTCCGTCGGGAGCGCGAAGCCGTAGTCCCCTGCGGAATACCATACATTTATGGTACCCTGGAAAGTATCAACCAGAACATCATTCCGAATGCGCATATCGAACAGGCCGGCGTCGAACTGTTTATCGATGAAGTCGTTGCCGTCGACCGCGGTGCAAAAGTAGCCACTACCGCTGACGGTACGCAAATAACCTTCGATAAACTTGTTTTTGCAACCGGCTCCATGCCGAAAGTCCCCGCCTGGCTGAAAGGCACCGGTCTTGGCAATGTGTTTACCATTCCCAAGGATCGGGACTATCTCGAGAATCTCCGTATGACGCTTGAGCAGTGCACGAACATCGTTATCATCGGAGGCGGATTTATCGGTGTTGAAATTGCCGACGAACTTCGCAAAAAAGGAAAGCGGATCACCTTGATTGAAGTCATGCCGCACGTTTTAAGCGCGGCATTTGATGACGACCTCTCCGTTAAGGTTGAAAAGATCCTTACCGATAACGGCGTTATGCTCAGAACCGGCGAAAAGGTCAGAGAGCTCAGCGGCGAGGGATCGGTTTCGGGAGTGGTTCTTGAAAACGGAGAGATTCTTGCGGCTGATGCGGTCATTCTTGCAACCGGATACGCCCCTAATGTGGATCTTGCCCGTAATGCAGGCATAAAAATCAATGAACTCGGAGCTATCAGGGTAGACGAGTACATGCGAACCGAAGACAAGGATATTTTTGCCGTCGGCGATTGCGCCGAAAAGTTTTCGTTCATCACCCGTATCGTCAAAGGATTGATGCTTGCCGCCACGGCTTGTTCCGAAGCCAGAATTGCCGGTATGAACCTGTACGGGCTGTCGCGACTGAGAACCTTCAGCGGCACCATTTCAATATTTTCGACGGCAATCGGAGGGACAACCTTCGCCGCGGCTGGCGTTACCGAGCATCTCGCTCTCGATCGCGGATTTGACGTCATATCAGCATCGGCTGAAGGCATTGACAAACACCCGAAATCTCTGCCCGGAACCAGCAGCCAGTTTGTCAAGCTCATTGTCAACCGCGATTCCGGTCTTGTGCTTGGCGGAGCGGTTGTCGGAGGGGTCAGCGCGGGAGAGCTGATCAATGTTATCGGGGTGATCATCGAAAACAAGATGACCATCCACGAGGTGCTCACCCTTCAGGTCGGGACCCATCCGCTGCTGACCGGTCCCCCGACAGGGTATCCCCTCATCAAGGCTGCCGAGGCGGTGGTCAAAAAACTTCGAAGCTCGCGATAAGATGAAAAAAATACCCGGAAGTGAAAAGAGCGATGCCGCTTGAGCCTGTCGCCGTTTTGGCGAAGGCTCTCTGTGCCGGGATAAAGGAACGACTATTGATCGATTATGCTGGTTTTTGACTGCTTTTTTGGCCGATGCGAAAAACCATCCTGCGAAGGATGCGCCCTGAAACTTGTCCGCTCTCTGCGCCTTGCCCTCAAATCGCGCGCGATGCAGAAAGACGAAGAGTTCGCCGTCGAAACAGCCTGTTCGCCGGAGAAACCGGCAATGGTGGCGTTGCAGGCTAAAACAACGTCGCACAAACAGGACGCGACGAAAAAACGGAAGCGGCTGCTTGCTCCGAGAGAGGAGATCCCCTGGTATCCGACGATCAAGCCTGAACTCTGCAACGGCTGCGGCGACTGCAAGGTTCTCTGCAAACCAGGCGTGTTCGAGCTGGGAGCGCCCGACCCTTCAGGCATCCATCGTCCGAAACTGGTTGTCGCGCATCCTTATAAATGCCTGGTTCTCTGCACCAGGTGCGTGCCCATCTGCACTTCAGGAGCCATTATTCTCCCTCCGAAGGAGGATTTCGAGCGCTTCGTGGAATATCTGGACTGACAGCAAGTCAGCCGGAGAGTACCGAAAGGAAAACATAAAACGGAGTGTCTCATGAGCGGTTTACCATCGCCATCAAAAAAGAAAAAACGGCTTCTCGCCCCAAGAGAGGAGATTGCCTGGTTTCCCGTTATCGATACTGCTGCCTGTAACGGTTGCGGTGACTGTGAAGGCTTCTGCAAACCGGGGGTATTTGCCCTTGGCGAGCCCGAAGGGGTCAAGCGGGCAAGAATGACTGTTGCCAACCCCTGGAACTGCATCGTGCTCTGCACCCGCTGCGAGCCCGTCTGTCCCTCCGGCGCAATCACCCTGCCCCGCCCGGAAGATTTCGAGAGGTTCGTCGAATACGTCGATTGAGCGGCAGATCAGATTGGCGTGATTCTGTCGTCAATGTGGTTTCCATTTCAGCTGCTCACGCATCCAGCCGGATCTGGTGACATTTTTTCCTGATCAGCTCCTTGTAGGCTGCCTGATTTTCATAGTCAAGAAAACTCTTTTCTATCAACAGATCCCACAGAGGCAGAACATTTCTGAACTTCCTGAACATTCGTTCCTGAACCACCTCGTCAATCGTCAATACGCCGAAAGCCGCTCTGAAATCGTTCAGCGTGATCCTTGTTTTCTTCCCGTCAAGCGTCAAGGCAAGGTCTTCCTTATCGGAAGGCATAACCAGTCCTGTCGAGACGAGATCATAGGCCGGGGCAAGGCTGTAGCCCCCTTTTGCTTCGATATCGATCAGTGAAAAATTCTTCAGATGCATATCCGCATTTCCGGAGAGAAAGCAGAACAGCACCACCTCAAAAAAATTGATGACATCGAGACCCGGATTTGCAGAGTAACGATGTATGGCTTTCGCTATCTGTTCATATGAACCGTGATATTTATTCTCCGTGAGACGTCCGGTGATCTGGCACATATCCTCCATGTGCAGCTTGCCATTCCCGGTACGATCAATACGGCGCGTCAGGTATGCAAGGGCTCCCGACCGCATGCGAATCAGAGAGTGTGGAACCGTATCGATACGCGCCGCTTCAGCCATGCGCATCGTCAGGTCCTCTATTTCCGGCAACTGCCGAAATCGCTGCGAAGGGGGCTTGAGTATGTACCCTCCCCATAGTCCAACAATGGTGAATCGCTGCGGAGCATGAGCCTTTCCTGCCGGTTCCAGATGCAGCGACAGTTTCGGCTGTACCCCCGTAATGGCGGTCTGGCTTCGGATGACCTCCAGAGCGAGTTCTTCGAGCTGGTTTTCATCATAGGGTAACTCTGGAGGGAGAGGCGTTCCGAACATTTTCCGGCTGCACTTCCGATGGAAATCACCCTCCCCGGAGGCCAACGGCTCATAGCAATAAAGACAGCGACGATCCATCGGCTCACTCCATGATTACAGGATGTACACTCACCGCCCCGATGCAATCCCTGCAGCAGTTCAGCAAGAGACCCATACGATCTCGCGGATCAAGCTTCCAGTTCCTTTCGGCAACGGCAAGCAGCCACCCTTCGGGTATCAATCCGTCAAAAAAAGGAAACATTGTTCTGCTCGAATATGCAGCTGCCCGCAACGGCAGAGTCAGACTTACCGGTCTGGCATCCTTCGAATCCAGGTATGCCTGATCATACAGGAAATGAAAGCCCTCTTCATCCTGAATGAACCAGCCCGCAGTTCGGTCAAGGTATCGTATTTCGGCTTTCTGCATACGCTAAGCCTCCCTTTCCGGGCTTACAGGCGCAAGTACGAACCCGAACAGGGCAAGCACCTGGTTCACCTTGTCCATCCGCAATGTTTTTTTTCCCTGTTCAAGATCACGGATAAAACGAAGACCTGTACCGGCTTTTTCTGCCAGTTCCGGCTGGGTCATGCCCAGGGCTTTTCGTCTGTCGCGGACAAATTCAGCTATATCCTTCATGATTTCTGTGACACCTGATCGGGTATACTGTTTGTGATTTATAGTCAATCTATACCTTTGCGGGTATAATGGCAAGTGGAAATAATAAGATTATACCCGTTCAGGTATAAAAAGACTGCGGGAAATGTGTTTGCAAACCTCGAATCATTCCCGTTACTCATGCCTCTGCCATCATAGGCATCGAAAACAGCCTGAAAATGGCGAGACGATATCGTAAGCAGTGGCGATATGGTAGTGTAGTGTTGATGCTAACGACATTAAGTCTTAACGCAACCGAAATGCCT
This region includes:
- a CDS encoding HipA N-terminal domain-containing protein is translated as MQKAEIRYLDRTAGWFIQDEEGFHFLYDQAYLDSKDARPVSLTLPLRAAAYSSRTMFPFFDGLIPEGWLLAVAERNWKLDPRDRMGLLLNCCRDCIGAVSVHPVIME
- a CDS encoding ferredoxin family protein is translated as MLVFDCFFGRCEKPSCEGCALKLVRSLRLALKSRAMQKDEEFAVETACSPEKPAMVALQAKTTSHKQDATKKRKRLLAPREEIPWYPTIKPELCNGCGDCKVLCKPGVFELGAPDPSGIHRPKLVVAHPYKCLVLCTRCVPICTSGAIILPPKEDFERFVEYLD
- a CDS encoding HipA domain-containing protein encodes the protein MDRRCLYCYEPLASGEGDFHRKCSRKMFGTPLPPELPYDENQLEELALEVIRSQTAITGVQPKLSLHLEPAGKAHAPQRFTIVGLWGGYILKPPSQRFRQLPEIEDLTMRMAEAARIDTVPHSLIRMRSGALAYLTRRIDRTGNGKLHMEDMCQITGRLTENKYHGSYEQIAKAIHRYSANPGLDVINFFEVVLFCFLSGNADMHLKNFSLIDIEAKGGYSLAPAYDLVSTGLVMPSDKEDLALTLDGKKTRITLNDFRAAFGVLTIDEVVQERMFRKFRNVLPLWDLLIEKSFLDYENQAAYKELIRKKCHQIRLDA
- a CDS encoding NAD(P)/FAD-dependent oxidoreductase; this translates as MKKNVDVLVIGGSAAGIVAASTGKAFYPLKNFLIVRREREAVVPCGIPYIYGTLESINQNIIPNAHIEQAGVELFIDEVVAVDRGAKVATTADGTQITFDKLVFATGSMPKVPAWLKGTGLGNVFTIPKDRDYLENLRMTLEQCTNIVIIGGGFIGVEIADELRKKGKRITLIEVMPHVLSAAFDDDLSVKVEKILTDNGVMLRTGEKVRELSGEGSVSGVVLENGEILAADAVILATGYAPNVDLARNAGIKINELGAIRVDEYMRTEDKDIFAVGDCAEKFSFITRIVKGLMLAATACSEARIAGMNLYGLSRLRTFSGTISIFSTAIGGTTFAAAGVTEHLALDRGFDVISASAEGIDKHPKSLPGTSSQFVKLIVNRDSGLVLGGAVVGGVSAGELINVIGVIIENKMTIHEVLTLQVGTHPLLTGPPTGYPLIKAAEAVVKKLRSSR
- a CDS encoding helix-turn-helix transcriptional regulator: MKDIAEFVRDRRKALGMTQPELAEKAGTGLRFIRDLEQGKKTLRMDKVNQVLALFGFVLAPVSPEREA
- a CDS encoding 4Fe-4S dicluster domain-containing protein, whose amino-acid sequence is MSGLPSPSKKKKRLLAPREEIAWFPVIDTAACNGCGDCEGFCKPGVFALGEPEGVKRARMTVANPWNCIVLCTRCEPVCPSGAITLPRPEDFERFVEYVD